The following proteins are encoded in a genomic region of Bacteroidetes bacterium SB0662_bin_6:
- a CDS encoding metallophosphoesterase: MAHVSDLHFGKISHRGVVGALIDEINDSDVDLVAVSGDLTQRARIVEFEEAAAMLAALGPPVVVVPGNHDVSPWWQPFLRIFTPFERYRRFIGPEVAPFFRMDGVAVLGLNSARRCTIKGGRIDERTCEDITHRLSPVPSSVFKVLVVHHQLSRMQSLWSHDVARYARRALDRAGEAGVSLILCGHLHVSHVEPLEITLETNPMHRIVVAVAGTATSTRGRRTYRSRNHYNVIDIEADFFSIEGRQYLAEESRFVSEGVTRFKR; the protein is encoded by the coding sequence ATCGCGCATGTATCGGATTTGCATTTCGGCAAGATTTCGCATCGCGGGGTCGTCGGGGCGCTTATCGATGAAATCAACGATTCGGACGTCGATCTCGTTGCCGTAAGCGGGGATCTGACCCAGCGGGCCCGCATTGTCGAATTCGAAGAGGCCGCCGCCATGCTTGCGGCTCTGGGGCCACCGGTCGTCGTCGTGCCCGGAAACCATGACGTATCTCCCTGGTGGCAGCCGTTCCTGCGTATTTTCACGCCGTTCGAGCGGTATCGCCGATTCATCGGGCCCGAAGTGGCTCCGTTCTTTCGCATGGATGGCGTGGCCGTGCTTGGCCTGAATTCGGCCCGCCGGTGCACGATCAAGGGGGGGCGCATCGACGAACGCACCTGCGAGGATATCACACATCGTCTGTCACCTGTCCCGTCCTCCGTGTTCAAGGTGCTTGTGGTGCATCACCAGTTGTCGCGTATGCAGTCGTTATGGTCACACGACGTGGCCCGGTACGCCCGTCGCGCGCTTGACCGGGCGGGGGAAGCCGGCGTATCCCTCATCCTTTGCGGGCACCTCCATGTATCCCATGTCGAGCCCCTTGAGATTACGCTGGAAACGAATCCCATGCACCGGATTGTGGTTGCCGTTGCAGGGACCGCAACCAGTACGCGCGGACGGCGTACATACCGTTCCCGGAATCACTACAATGTGATCGACATCGAAGCAGACTTTTTCTCGATAGAGGGCAGACAGTACCTGGCCGAAGAGAGCCGGTTCGTGTCGGAGGGCGTGACCCGGTTCAAGCGGTGA
- the pdhA gene encoding pyruvate dehydrogenase (acetyl-transferring) E1 component subunit alpha, which produces MAGETRKKARKPAKPATDGEAEGNGVPVASRNGHSGVAAEDGVASGADESFIHYPAGAYTHEELGFSGDQVHAMYRNMLLQRRFEERAAQMYGKQKIGGFLHLYIGQEAVSTGSAYAMEIGKDSVITAYRDHGIGLALGMTANECMAELFGKVGGSSRGKGGSMHYFKKELNFYGGHGIVGGHIAVGAGIAFAHKYKGDGGVCLTYFGDGAVGQGSFHETMNLAALYEMPCVFVIENNEYAMGTATDRAFAQTDFYRYAQSYGMASSLASGMDIFSVYKAMSDHIAAARNNRPSILEVRTYRYRGHSMSDPANYRTKEELDSMKEEDPIIRLKGYMLEHELASNEELDAVDDEVKQEVMDSVTFSEQSDEPPIREIYEHVYSQDDYPFLTD; this is translated from the coding sequence AACCTGCGAAACCCGCCACAGACGGTGAGGCGGAAGGAAACGGGGTTCCGGTTGCCAGCCGGAACGGCCATTCCGGAGTAGCTGCAGAAGACGGGGTCGCCTCCGGCGCCGATGAGTCTTTCATTCATTATCCGGCCGGTGCATATACCCACGAGGAACTCGGGTTTTCCGGCGATCAGGTGCATGCTATGTACCGCAACATGCTGTTGCAGCGCCGGTTCGAGGAGCGCGCCGCACAGATGTACGGAAAACAAAAGATCGGCGGATTTTTACATCTCTATATTGGACAGGAAGCAGTATCTACCGGGTCGGCGTACGCCATGGAGATCGGCAAAGACTCGGTGATCACCGCCTATCGCGATCACGGAATCGGTCTGGCGCTCGGCATGACGGCGAACGAATGCATGGCGGAGCTTTTCGGCAAGGTCGGCGGCTCTTCAAGAGGCAAGGGCGGCTCCATGCATTACTTCAAGAAGGAACTCAACTTCTATGGAGGACACGGCATTGTTGGAGGCCATATCGCCGTCGGAGCGGGCATTGCCTTTGCGCATAAGTACAAGGGGGACGGCGGGGTATGCCTGACCTACTTCGGTGACGGCGCTGTGGGGCAGGGGTCCTTCCATGAGACCATGAATTTGGCTGCCCTGTACGAAATGCCCTGCGTCTTTGTGATCGAGAACAACGAATACGCTATGGGTACGGCCACCGACCGGGCTTTCGCGCAGACGGACTTTTACCGGTATGCGCAGAGTTACGGCATGGCCTCCTCGCTGGCCAGCGGCATGGATATTTTCAGTGTCTACAAGGCCATGTCGGATCATATTGCTGCGGCCCGGAACAACCGCCCGTCTATTCTGGAAGTGCGTACCTACCGGTATCGCGGTCATTCCATGAGTGATCCGGCGAATTACCGGACCAAAGAAGAACTGGATTCCATGAAGGAAGAAGACCCGATCATCCGCCTCAAGGGCTACATGCTGGAGCATGAGCTGGCCTCGAACGAGGAACTGGATGCAGTGGACGACGAAGTCAAGCAGGAAGTCATGGACTCGGTTACCTTCAGTGAACAGAGTGATGAGCCGCCCATCCGGGAGATATACGAACACGTGTATTCGCAGGACGATTATCCGTTTTTAACCGATTGA
- a CDS encoding pyruvate dehydrogenase complex dihydrolipoamide acetyltransferase, producing the protein MPIPVEMPKMSDTMEEGVLVAWLAEEGDAVSSGDIIAQVETDKATMDLEVYDDGVLLKRVIPEGAAVPIGGLIAVLGKAGEDISGLLAGYDSAAGASAAAPAPEASAPETPVLETPAPSAGDGAVQIAGQDAASGTVPSGDDGRVKSSPVARRMADEHGIALEQIAGSGPEGRIVKRDIEAVIRRHAPAPGLTPGYPVPGSMIEMPVEEVSETVRISQMRKAIARRLSESKFTSPHFYLTVDVDVERAVAARARINKQAEAAGGVKISFNDLVTKACALALRAHPAVNASWIEQEGVIRQHGHVHVAIAVAIDDGLVTPVIRHADRKGLMQIAAETRELAQRARDRTLQPEDWEGSTFTTSNLGMYGVEEFTAIINPPNACILAIGAIRDEAVVKEGAVVPGKRMKLTLSSDHRVVDGAVAAAFIGTVRSYLEEPISMLL; encoded by the coding sequence ATGCCCATCCCTGTTGAAATGCCCAAAATGAGCGATACCATGGAGGAGGGCGTCCTCGTGGCATGGCTGGCAGAGGAAGGGGATGCTGTGTCGTCCGGGGATATTATCGCGCAGGTCGAGACGGACAAGGCCACGATGGACCTTGAAGTGTACGACGACGGGGTATTGCTGAAAAGGGTCATTCCGGAGGGCGCCGCCGTACCCATCGGAGGCCTGATTGCAGTGCTTGGCAAGGCCGGCGAAGACATTTCCGGATTGCTTGCCGGGTATGACAGCGCTGCAGGCGCGTCTGCGGCAGCACCTGCCCCTGAGGCATCTGCTCCTGAGACGCCTGTTCTGGAGACGCCCGCCCCTTCGGCAGGCGATGGGGCTGTGCAGATAGCCGGTCAGGATGCTGCATCGGGTACAGTCCCTTCCGGAGACGACGGACGCGTCAAGAGTTCGCCGGTTGCACGCCGTATGGCTGATGAGCACGGGATTGCATTGGAGCAGATCGCAGGCAGCGGCCCCGAAGGACGTATTGTGAAGCGGGATATAGAAGCAGTGATCCGGCGGCATGCGCCTGCTCCCGGCCTCACGCCTGGATACCCCGTGCCGGGGAGCATGATCGAAATGCCCGTGGAGGAGGTATCCGAAACCGTACGTATTTCACAGATGCGCAAGGCTATTGCGCGCCGTCTTTCGGAGAGCAAGTTCACTTCGCCCCATTTTTATCTGACCGTGGATGTGGATGTGGAGCGGGCCGTTGCGGCTCGCGCCCGCATCAACAAGCAGGCGGAGGCTGCGGGCGGGGTAAAAATTTCGTTCAATGACCTCGTTACGAAGGCCTGTGCGCTGGCTCTGCGCGCGCATCCGGCCGTCAATGCTTCCTGGATCGAGCAGGAGGGCGTGATTCGTCAGCATGGCCATGTTCATGTTGCGATTGCCGTAGCCATAGACGACGGACTGGTCACACCGGTTATCCGGCATGCGGACCGGAAGGGGTTGATGCAGATCGCCGCAGAAACCCGCGAGTTGGCGCAGCGGGCCCGTGATCGTACGCTGCAGCCGGAAGACTGGGAAGGCTCCACCTTCACGACAAGTAACCTCGGTATGTACGGCGTCGAGGAATTTACAGCCATCATCAATCCCCCGAATGCGTGCATTCTCGCCATCGGGGCGATTCGCGACGAAGCGGTGGTGAAGGAAGGGGCGGTCGTTCCCGGCAAGCGTATGAAACTGACGCTTTCATCCGATCACCGCGTGGTGGACGGCGCCGTGGCCGCCGCCTTTATCGGGACGGTGCGGAGCTATCTTGAAGAGCCGATTTCCATGTTGCTATAG
- a CDS encoding pyruvate dehydrogenase complex E1 component subunit beta, protein MAALQFREAIRAAMVEEMERDKDIFLIGEEVAEYNGAYKVSEGMLDRFGADRVIDTPISESGFAGLGVGAAMAGLRPIVEFMTFNFSFVAFDQLVNNAAKIRYMSGGQFSMPIVFRGPNGAAGQLAATHNTAVESLYSYFPGLKVVAPSNPDDAKGLLKTAIRDDDPVIFLESESMYGLKGDVSDAEDYLIPLGKARIAREGADVTIVAHQKSYWRALEAADQLAEDGYDAEIIDPRTIRPLDIETIAASVRKTNRLVVVDESNPFASFSSEVACQIQERVFDWLDAPVMRVTAKDVPAPYAKNLIDYYMPRTEEIVAAAKQVLYAN, encoded by the coding sequence ATGGCTGCATTGCAATTTCGTGAAGCGATTCGCGCCGCCATGGTGGAAGAGATGGAGCGCGACAAGGACATTTTTCTGATTGGAGAGGAAGTTGCTGAGTACAATGGGGCGTACAAGGTCAGCGAAGGAATGCTGGATCGTTTCGGCGCAGACCGGGTGATCGACACGCCGATCAGTGAAAGCGGGTTCGCCGGTCTCGGCGTAGGCGCTGCGATGGCCGGATTGCGCCCTATCGTCGAGTTTATGACCTTCAATTTTTCGTTCGTAGCGTTTGACCAGTTGGTCAACAATGCGGCGAAGATCCGGTACATGTCCGGAGGGCAGTTCTCGATGCCGATCGTTTTTCGGGGGCCGAACGGCGCCGCGGGCCAGTTGGCCGCTACCCACAACACGGCTGTCGAATCCCTTTATTCGTATTTCCCCGGTCTCAAAGTCGTTGCGCCGTCCAATCCGGATGACGCGAAGGGACTTCTGAAAACCGCTATCCGCGATGACGACCCGGTGATTTTTCTCGAAAGCGAGTCGATGTATGGCCTGAAGGGGGACGTTTCGGATGCAGAAGATTACCTGATTCCGCTGGGCAAGGCGCGCATTGCGCGGGAAGGCGCCGACGTCACCATCGTGGCCCATCAGAAGAGTTACTGGCGCGCCCTCGAAGCCGCCGATCAACTGGCCGAAGACGGATACGACGCCGAAATCATCGACCCGCGGACGATCCGCCCGCTGGATATTGAAACGATTGCGGCATCCGTCAGGAAGACGAACCGGCTTGTCGTCGTGGACGAAAGCAATCCGTTCGCCAGTTTTTCGTCGGAGGTGGCCTGTCAGATACAAGAGCGCGTGTTCGACTGGCTGGACGCTCCGGTCATGCGGGTGACCGCCAAGGATGTTCCGGCTCCGTATGCAAAAAATCTGATCGATTATTACATGCCTCGTACCGAGGAAATCGTAGCGGCCGCCAAACAGGTACTGTACGCAAACTGA